A genome region from Candidatus Zixiibacteriota bacterium includes the following:
- a CDS encoding YdeI/OmpD-associated family protein produces the protein MDEIKYFKTQSDFRKWLAKNHASVDELWVGFHKVGSGKPSITWKQSVDEALCFGWIDGIRKSIDEHCYKIRFTPRRPGSNWSKVNIQRVRELKQCGLMQPAGLKAFNAGQAKKRDYSYEKKERVVDADVVKAIKAEPMAWAYWQAQPPWYQRTASFWVISAKKDETRQRRLARLIDDCVHGRRIMEVLPKDR, from the coding sequence ATGGACGAGATCAAGTATTTCAAGACCCAAAGCGATTTCCGTAAGTGGCTGGCGAAGAATCATGCGAGCGTGGATGAACTTTGGGTCGGATTCCATAAGGTGGGCTCGGGTAAGCCGAGCATCACGTGGAAGCAGTCGGTCGATGAGGCGCTGTGTTTCGGGTGGATCGATGGGATCCGCAAGAGCATCGATGAGCATTGCTACAAGATTCGTTTTACGCCGCGGCGGCCGGGGAGCAATTGGAGCAAGGTCAATATTCAGCGCGTGCGGGAGTTGAAGCAGTGCGGCTTGATGCAGCCAGCGGGGCTGAAGGCCTTTAACGCGGGCCAGGCGAAGAAACGCGATTACTCGTACGAGAAGAAGGAACGCGTCGTCGATGCCGACGTCGTCAAGGCGATCAAGGCCGAGCCGATGGCATGGGCGTACTGGCAGGCACAACCGCCGTGGTATCAGCGCACGGCGAGTTTTTGGGTGATCAGCGCCAAGAAAGACGAGACACGGCAACGGCGACTGGCGCGGCTGATCGACGACTGCGTGCACGGGCGGCGCATCATGGAGGTGTTGCCGAAGGATCGCTGA